The following coding sequences lie in one Arthrobacter sp. SLBN-122 genomic window:
- a CDS encoding GlsB/YeaQ/YmgE family stress response membrane protein, with translation MGIIGFLILGLIAGAIAKAILPGRQGGGWVVTLVLGVVGAILGGWIGSLIFGGGLAEFFDLRTWLLAILGSIIVLLIYGAVTNRSGRRV, from the coding sequence ATGGGCATTATCGGATTTCTCATTTTGGGCCTGATTGCTGGAGCCATTGCGAAGGCCATCCTGCCGGGTCGCCAAGGCGGCGGCTGGGTAGTGACCCTGGTCCTCGGCGTCGTCGGAGCCATCCTGGGCGGCTGGATCGGATCGCTCATCTTTGGCGGTGGACTGGCCGAATTCTTCGATCTCAGGACGTGGCTGCTGGCCATCCTCGGCTCCATCATCGTTCTCCTGATCTACGGAGCAGTCACCAACCGCAGTGGCCGCCGGGTGTAG
- a CDS encoding glycosyltransferase family 4 protein codes for MRIAIVAESFLPLMNGVTHSILRVLDHLQERGDEVLVIAPSAHDGEPAAQVNGADVHRLPAVPVAGYANVRVALGGVYRVKRILAEYAPDVVHLASPFVLGWRAAQAASQLGIPTVAIYQTEVPGYAARYGVPFLENWAWNRVENIHLLATRTLAPSTFALNQLRGRGIPRVRMWRRGVDTARFSPEKRDDGWRASVAPNGERIIGYVGRLAVEKQVEDLAALAGMPNTRLVIVGDGPQRTALENALPRAVFTGFLGGGELARAVASFDLFVHPGKFETFCQTIQEAMASGVPVVATGRGGPLDLVENSRTGWLYEPGDLSAMRARVQDLMGDDAKRRAFAAAAHASVQDRTWLALCTELVQHYRDVMAAVPASPQKTSRAGASS; via the coding sequence GTGCGGATTGCAATTGTTGCCGAATCTTTTTTGCCGTTGATGAACGGTGTCACCCACTCCATCCTGCGGGTCCTGGACCATCTCCAGGAGCGGGGCGACGAAGTTCTGGTCATCGCGCCTTCCGCCCACGACGGGGAGCCGGCGGCCCAGGTCAACGGCGCCGATGTCCACAGGCTTCCAGCGGTTCCGGTGGCAGGGTATGCGAACGTGCGGGTGGCACTGGGAGGGGTCTACCGGGTCAAGCGAATCCTTGCCGAGTACGCGCCCGACGTAGTGCATCTTGCATCGCCGTTCGTGCTGGGCTGGCGCGCGGCCCAGGCCGCCAGCCAGCTGGGGATTCCCACCGTGGCGATCTACCAGACCGAAGTCCCCGGCTACGCCGCCAGGTACGGTGTGCCCTTCCTCGAGAACTGGGCCTGGAACCGGGTGGAGAACATCCACTTACTGGCAACACGCACCCTGGCGCCCTCCACGTTCGCGCTGAACCAGTTGCGCGGCCGGGGCATCCCGCGGGTGCGGATGTGGCGGCGGGGTGTGGACACGGCACGGTTCTCGCCGGAAAAACGCGACGACGGGTGGCGGGCCTCGGTTGCCCCCAACGGTGAACGGATCATCGGCTATGTGGGCAGGCTGGCGGTGGAAAAACAGGTGGAAGACCTGGCCGCCCTGGCCGGCATGCCCAACACGAGGCTGGTGATCGTGGGCGACGGGCCGCAGCGGACAGCATTGGAGAATGCACTCCCCCGCGCGGTGTTCACCGGTTTCCTGGGCGGCGGGGAGCTGGCGCGGGCGGTGGCTTCCTTCGACCTGTTCGTCCATCCCGGCAAGTTCGAAACTTTCTGCCAGACCATCCAGGAGGCCATGGCATCTGGTGTTCCGGTAGTGGCCACGGGGCGCGGCGGACCATTGGACCTGGTGGAGAATTCGCGGACCGGGTGGCTGTACGAACCGGGCGACCTGTCCGCCATGCGCGCCAGGGTGCAGGACCTGATGGGCGACGACGCCAAGCGCCGGGCATTCGCGGCCGCCGCTCACGCCTCGGTGCAGGACAGGACCTGGCTGGCGCTGTGTACGGAACTGGTGCAGCACTACCGGGACGTCATGGCGGCGGTCCCGGCATCCCCCCAGAAAACGTCCAGGGCAGGAGCATCGTCATGA
- a CDS encoding dihydrofolate reductase family protein, producing the protein MRKLTAGLFHSVDGVVSEPFKFQFDSFDEELGAGLTRMINTVDTVVLGRVSYQEWAEYWPNASADQDFAAFINPVEKFVASRTLTGPLEWQNSQLMDAPLEEFVARLKERDGGEIAVCGSISVVRQLLFAGLLDSLQLMTHPVIAGSGRKLFQDGDPLTRLALQDQSTTSKGNVLSTYGVRGD; encoded by the coding sequence ATGCGCAAACTCACTGCCGGCCTGTTCCACTCCGTGGACGGGGTGGTGTCCGAACCTTTCAAGTTCCAGTTCGACAGCTTCGACGAGGAACTTGGCGCGGGCCTGACCAGGATGATCAACACGGTGGACACGGTGGTCCTGGGCCGCGTCAGCTACCAGGAGTGGGCCGAATACTGGCCTAACGCCTCGGCTGACCAGGACTTCGCCGCGTTCATCAACCCGGTGGAGAAGTTTGTTGCCTCACGCACCCTCACCGGGCCCCTGGAATGGCAGAATTCGCAGCTGATGGATGCGCCGCTGGAGGAGTTCGTAGCCAGGCTGAAGGAGCGCGACGGCGGCGAGATCGCCGTGTGCGGGAGCATCTCCGTGGTGCGGCAGCTGCTCTTCGCCGGGCTGCTGGACTCACTGCAGTTGATGACGCACCCGGTCATTGCCGGCAGCGGCCGCAAATTGTTCCAGGACGGTGACCCGTTGACCCGGCTGGCGCTGCAGGACCAGTCAACCACCAGCAAGGGCAACGTGCTGAGCACCTATGGGGTCCGCGGGGACTAG
- a CDS encoding HAD hydrolase family protein, which translates to MPSQTARPRAIFLDIDGTYADHGLAPAAHVDAVRTARKLGHLVFVCTGRPLSMVPAHILDAGFDGTITGAGARVEVNGEILKDARFEPDLAARIVEALDAHHAAYILEAPEALHGRIGVDRRLREVLGPVFAGRPQHDGVLSTDVDPLEDILGPMQYSDDLHSISYAKVSCFDSPVPLSHLMESFGPDVGLIPSSLSALGDRAGEIFMAGTHKAVGIQAVEARLGLDRADIIAIGDSANDIEMLEYAGVGIAVEGGHPAVLAVADRITAPPAGNGVALAFAELGLLG; encoded by the coding sequence ATGCCCAGTCAGACCGCCAGGCCCCGTGCCATCTTTCTCGACATCGACGGGACGTACGCCGACCACGGGCTGGCTCCGGCCGCGCATGTGGACGCGGTGCGGACCGCCCGGAAACTCGGACACCTGGTCTTTGTCTGCACCGGCCGGCCACTGTCCATGGTCCCGGCCCACATCCTGGACGCGGGGTTTGACGGCACCATTACGGGGGCCGGTGCCCGCGTGGAGGTCAACGGGGAGATCCTGAAGGACGCCCGTTTTGAGCCGGACCTGGCGGCCCGCATTGTGGAGGCCCTGGATGCGCACCACGCCGCCTACATCCTGGAAGCTCCGGAGGCCCTGCACGGCCGGATCGGGGTGGACCGGCGGCTGAGGGAGGTGCTGGGCCCCGTCTTCGCCGGCCGTCCACAGCACGACGGAGTCCTCAGCACGGACGTGGATCCGCTCGAGGACATCCTGGGACCGATGCAGTACAGCGATGACCTCCACAGCATCTCCTATGCCAAGGTCTCCTGCTTCGATTCACCGGTACCCTTGAGCCACCTGATGGAATCCTTCGGTCCGGACGTGGGGCTGATCCCCAGTTCCCTGTCGGCGCTGGGTGACCGCGCGGGGGAGATCTTCATGGCCGGCACCCACAAGGCGGTGGGCATCCAGGCGGTGGAAGCCCGGCTCGGCCTGGACCGGGCGGACATCATTGCCATCGGCGACAGCGCCAACGACATTGAAATGCTCGAGTACGCCGGCGTGGGCATCGCCGTGGAGGGCGGTCATCCCGCCGTTCTTGCCGTGGCGGACAGGATCACCGCCCCTCCCGCCGGTAACGGCGTCGCGCTGGCCTTCGCCGAACTCGGGCTCCTGGGCTGA
- a CDS encoding UDP-glucose dehydrogenase family protein has translation MRISVIGCGYLGAVHAATLASMGHKVVGIDVDPGKVRQLAQGAAPFHEPGLDELLQDGRATGRLRFATDPRDAADAQVHFLCVGTPQDKMSDAADLTFLVSALETLLPHLAAGAVVVGKSTVPVGTVDMLRGILASRPDVLLGWNPEFLRQGTAVKDSLVPDRLVYGVESGRAAAFDAATGAPLGVAAALDAVYEPLLAAGIPRLVCSFATAELIKSAANAYLATKISFINAVAGLCDAAGADVTELSEAMGLDPRIGGRYLHAGLGFGGGCLPKDVRSFRAQAATFGVPAVQDWMRLVDAVNLGQRERTVNLATELCGGSLAGRSITVLGASFKPDTDDIRDSPALDVADRLAAAGASVTVTDPKAVNLAWRRYPRLRFEASTGRALQGAELVLLLTEWDEYRQLCPAVSGQQVRRRVVLDARNVLDAAAWQEEGWAVRGLGTPAGATVTVPAVG, from the coding sequence ATGAGGATTTCAGTAATCGGCTGCGGGTACCTGGGCGCTGTCCACGCGGCAACCCTTGCCTCAATGGGCCACAAGGTGGTGGGCATCGACGTCGACCCCGGGAAGGTGCGGCAGCTGGCGCAGGGGGCCGCGCCGTTCCACGAGCCCGGGCTGGATGAGCTCCTCCAGGACGGCCGCGCCACGGGGAGGCTGAGGTTCGCTACCGATCCACGCGATGCCGCGGATGCGCAGGTGCACTTCCTGTGCGTGGGGACACCGCAGGACAAGATGTCCGACGCCGCCGACCTGACCTTCCTGGTCTCCGCCCTCGAAACCCTGCTGCCGCACCTGGCTGCGGGCGCCGTCGTCGTGGGCAAATCCACCGTGCCCGTTGGAACGGTGGACATGCTCCGCGGCATCCTGGCGTCGCGCCCCGACGTGCTGCTCGGCTGGAACCCCGAGTTCCTGCGGCAGGGCACCGCCGTGAAGGACTCGCTGGTGCCGGACCGGCTGGTCTATGGCGTGGAGAGTGGCCGGGCTGCTGCCTTCGACGCGGCAACAGGTGCGCCGCTGGGGGTGGCGGCAGCGCTGGATGCGGTCTATGAACCGCTGCTGGCTGCCGGGATCCCCCGCCTGGTTTGCAGCTTTGCCACGGCCGAGCTCATCAAGTCGGCCGCGAATGCGTACCTGGCCACCAAAATCAGCTTCATCAATGCCGTGGCCGGGCTGTGCGATGCTGCAGGCGCGGACGTGACGGAGCTCAGCGAGGCGATGGGGCTGGACCCGAGGATCGGCGGCCGGTATCTGCACGCGGGGCTGGGCTTTGGCGGCGGCTGCCTGCCGAAGGACGTCCGGAGCTTCCGCGCCCAGGCGGCCACATTTGGTGTGCCGGCGGTGCAGGACTGGATGCGCCTGGTTGATGCGGTCAACCTTGGCCAGCGTGAGCGCACGGTCAACCTCGCCACGGAATTGTGCGGCGGTTCGTTGGCCGGGCGCTCGATCACCGTCCTGGGTGCCTCCTTCAAGCCCGATACGGATGACATCCGGGATTCCCCTGCACTGGATGTGGCGGACCGGCTGGCCGCTGCCGGGGCCAGCGTCACCGTCACGGACCCAAAAGCCGTGAATCTAGCCTGGCGCCGCTACCCGCGCCTCCGCTTCGAGGCGTCGACGGGGAGGGCGTTACAGGGCGCCGAACTGGTGTTGCTCCTCACCGAATGGGACGAGTACCGGCAGCTTTGTCCCGCGGTCTCCGGCCAGCAGGTACGACGGCGGGTGGTCCTGGATGCCCGGAACGTGCTGGATGCAGCGGCGTGGCAGGAAGAAGGCTGGGCAGTGCGGGGCCTTGGCACCCCCGCCGGGGCGACGGTCACGGTACCCGCGGTGGGCTGA
- a CDS encoding putative bifunctional diguanylate cyclase/phosphodiesterase, whose translation MTSFMGRANNVALQTFGVVMDASPDALLALTAEGIILAANPAAARLFGFAGEALPGRDHRQLIAEGFRDEVDMLFHQLLAEPEAYPRPREIIGLRHDGVEIPIEVAAALLPQPTAAGTQGEAGPPAQPEEQVAPSAARLLLSARGTAHRKADEGLREAMSLLTATLESTADGILVMGNDGRVAGFNDQFLTMWGIRPELMEAESEEPVMRLIVEQVADPVAFTARLGELQEDPAAESHDVVEFRDGRTYERYSRPQRVGEKIVGRVWSFRDVTPRRKAQEQAHRAMMDLAVQAEKLRAMAFQDPLTGLANRAVFNDALAEALLEPRLKTVDVLLLDLDDFKEVNDILGHQAGDDMLIEVARRLRGCVPTADVVARLGGDEFVVLLTACPDADAIAACIVRCLHVPVTINGTVLRPRLSLGLASLGQDSVGPSELLRHADIAMYAAKAAGKNRFLRFHPDMMQALVQRTHMESGLRLAVPRGEITVDFQPIVSHRMGQVVQLEALARWDRDGERVPPSIFIPLAERTRLISEIGAEVMASGMVQLARWLSEDPSRSLAVNVSGVQLQEPDFAETVLRLAKASGVAPYQLVMEVTESVFFDADCSLIRQLSTLRDAGARVALDDFGTGYSSLGRLQDLPVDTVKIDQSFVSMVRTGNERLPILSSMINMAHSLGLTVTAEGIETVAQADYLAALECDSLQGYLFSLPEPGDRLGQALRHAEEALNALKGR comes from the coding sequence ATGACCAGTTTTATGGGCCGTGCCAACAATGTGGCATTACAAACGTTTGGCGTGGTCATGGACGCGAGCCCGGACGCGCTGCTGGCATTGACCGCAGAGGGCATCATTCTTGCAGCCAATCCGGCAGCAGCGAGGCTCTTCGGCTTCGCCGGGGAAGCTCTTCCCGGCAGGGACCACCGCCAACTGATCGCCGAGGGCTTCCGTGACGAGGTGGACATGTTGTTCCACCAACTCCTTGCCGAGCCGGAGGCGTATCCGCGGCCGCGGGAGATCATAGGGCTGCGCCACGACGGCGTCGAGATCCCCATCGAGGTGGCCGCCGCACTCCTTCCCCAGCCAACCGCGGCCGGCACTCAAGGGGAGGCTGGACCGCCGGCGCAACCGGAAGAACAGGTTGCGCCCTCCGCAGCGCGGCTGCTGCTTTCCGCCCGCGGAACGGCACACCGCAAGGCAGACGAGGGCCTGCGGGAGGCGATGTCCCTGCTGACGGCCACCTTGGAATCCACTGCCGACGGCATCCTGGTGATGGGCAATGACGGCAGGGTGGCAGGTTTTAACGATCAATTCCTCACCATGTGGGGTATCCGGCCGGAACTGATGGAGGCGGAGAGCGAAGAACCCGTCATGCGGCTCATCGTGGAGCAGGTGGCGGATCCTGTGGCCTTCACCGCCCGGCTCGGCGAACTCCAGGAGGACCCGGCCGCCGAAAGCCATGACGTGGTTGAGTTCAGGGACGGCCGTACATACGAACGGTATTCCCGCCCCCAACGGGTGGGCGAAAAAATCGTCGGCCGGGTATGGAGCTTCCGCGATGTCACGCCCCGGCGGAAAGCGCAGGAGCAGGCGCACCGGGCCATGATGGACCTGGCCGTCCAGGCTGAGAAGCTGCGGGCCATGGCGTTCCAGGACCCGCTGACCGGGCTCGCGAACAGGGCGGTGTTCAACGACGCCCTGGCCGAAGCACTGCTGGAACCCCGGCTGAAGACGGTGGACGTCCTGCTTCTCGACCTGGACGACTTCAAGGAGGTCAATGACATCCTTGGCCACCAGGCAGGCGATGACATGCTCATCGAAGTGGCACGCCGGCTCCGCGGGTGCGTCCCCACCGCAGACGTGGTTGCACGGTTGGGCGGGGACGAGTTCGTGGTGCTGTTGACGGCGTGCCCGGACGCCGACGCCATCGCGGCGTGCATCGTGCGCTGCCTGCACGTCCCGGTGACCATCAACGGCACCGTCCTGCGGCCGCGCCTGAGCCTGGGCCTCGCCTCCCTGGGGCAGGACAGCGTTGGTCCGTCCGAACTGCTGCGGCACGCGGACATCGCGATGTATGCGGCCAAGGCGGCCGGCAAGAACCGGTTCCTGCGCTTCCACCCGGACATGATGCAGGCCCTGGTGCAGCGCACGCATATGGAGAGCGGACTGCGGCTGGCCGTTCCGCGCGGCGAAATTACCGTGGACTTCCAGCCCATCGTGTCGCACCGCATGGGACAGGTGGTGCAACTGGAGGCACTGGCAAGGTGGGACCGCGACGGCGAGCGGGTGCCGCCGTCGATCTTCATCCCGCTGGCCGAGCGCACCCGGCTGATCAGCGAAATCGGGGCCGAGGTGATGGCTTCCGGAATGGTGCAGTTGGCGCGGTGGCTCAGCGAGGATCCCTCGCGCTCCCTGGCCGTCAACGTTTCCGGCGTCCAGCTGCAGGAACCGGACTTCGCCGAGACCGTCCTGAGGCTCGCGAAAGCCAGCGGCGTGGCCCCCTACCAGCTGGTCATGGAAGTCACCGAGAGTGTGTTTTTCGACGCCGACTGCAGTCTGATCCGGCAGCTCAGCACGCTCCGGGACGCCGGGGCCAGGGTGGCACTGGATGACTTCGGCACCGGTTACTCCTCATTGGGCCGGTTGCAGGACCTGCCGGTGGACACGGTGAAAATCGACCAGTCGTTCGTGTCCATGGTGCGGACGGGCAACGAACGCCTGCCCATTCTCAGTTCCATGATCAACATGGCGCACAGCCTGGGGCTGACCGTCACTGCGGAAGGGATCGAGACCGTGGCACAGGCTGATTACCTGGCGGCCCTGGAATGCGATTCGCTGCAGGGCTATCTGTTCTCACTGCCGGAGCCCGGGGACCGGCTTGGCCAGGCACTGCGCCACGCGGAGGAAGCGCTGAACGCTTTGAAGGGGCGCTAA
- a CDS encoding DUF3846 domain-containing protein: MDNRTYTALVVPAGNSEPIRLEQVPADLQALEALVGGPLESVIRGDWHVYLNAESVTLLLPVNVRAGQLMHECGLDLGGIRGTAVFLGRGEHGGEADIPDHLARLAEELFGTPLAA, translated from the coding sequence ATGGACAACAGAACTTACACAGCACTTGTAGTACCGGCCGGCAATTCCGAACCGATCCGCCTCGAGCAGGTGCCTGCGGATCTGCAGGCCCTGGAAGCCCTGGTGGGGGGGCCTCTGGAGTCGGTGATCCGCGGCGACTGGCATGTCTACCTGAACGCCGAAAGCGTCACCCTGCTCCTGCCGGTCAACGTCCGCGCCGGGCAGCTCATGCATGAATGCGGTCTGGATCTTGGCGGGATCCGCGGCACGGCTGTCTTCCTTGGCCGCGGCGAACACGGGGGCGAAGCGGACATCCCGGACCATCTGGCCCGGCTCGCGGAGGAGCTGTTCGGGACGCCGCTGGCCGCGTAG